The following proteins are co-located in the Microplitis demolitor isolate Queensland-Clemson2020A chromosome 3, iyMicDemo2.1a, whole genome shotgun sequence genome:
- the LOC103580644 gene encoding regulation of nuclear pre-mRNA domain-containing protein 1A, with amino-acid sequence MKFFCHFNEANLRERLVKMNASPASIEALYKYIVHHKQKTKLIIGVWGNEMYKARPCQKLYYMLLANKIIQDAEQCAPELVAAFKRCLLPIFYHLKNSREDEYFRNGISVILRAWADKGICDDLLGACKVIFNDLHISGR; translated from the exons atgaagtttTTTTGCCATTTTAATGAAGCTAATTTACGAGAAAGATTGGTAAAAATGAATGCTTCTCCGGCGTCTATTGAGGCGTTATACAAGTATATTGTACaccataaacaaaaaacaaaattgattATCGGTGTTTGGGGGAACGAAATGTACAAAG cgAGACCgtgtcaaaaattatattacatgTTATTggcgaataaaataattcaagatgCAGAGCAATGTGCACCGGAACTTGTTGCTGCATTTAAAAGATGTCTGCTGCcgatattttatcatttgaaaaattcgagaGAAGATGAGTACTTTAGAAACGGAATATCTGTGATATTGAGAGCCTGGGCTGATAAAGGAATTTGTGATGATCTCTTAGGTGCatgtaaagttatttttaatgatctaCACATCAGTGGAcgatag
- the LOC103580646 gene encoding uncharacterized protein LOC103580646 produces the protein MHFILTQLLLALTASAVPLIDIGQLYDQKLQIPFNAIDNSNDGVDIGELFEYKKSDPINYPPRFKRRVEQLSDVSELGSIDSSNDIGQLYDQNSQTITDDVNKFQNNGHDIDELYQYNSIDTTNYPPRSKRSSEQLSDVSKLEYKDGANDIDQLYDQNVQTTTDNVNKFQNKGLDIDELYQSNSIDTTNYPPRSKRSNEQLSDVSKLGSKSGSKDIGQLYDQNSPITIDDINEVQDNGHSIDELYQFNSIDTTNYPPRSKRSNEQLSDASGLEINNSGINHNDAAAFNIRPLNENDIPVIDIGSLYDHERKIPRNELPGSPNNPGPLDLEDLYQYNGNYPVYPKH, from the exons ATGCATTTT ATTTTAACTCAGTTACTTCTGGCATTAACGGCGTCAGCTGTACCTCTCATCGACATTGGACAACTTTATGACCAAAAACTGCAGATTCCTTTCAATGCTATTGATAATTCAAATGATGGAGTTGACATAGGTGAACTTTTCGAGTATAAAAAGTCTGATCCGATTAATTATCCGCCAAGATTTAAACGACGTGTTGAACAACTTTCTGATGTCAGCGAACTTGGAAGTATAGACAGCAGCAATGATATCGGTCAACTTTATGACCAAAACTCGCAAACTATAACTGATGACGTGAACAAGTTTCAAAATAATGGACACGATATCGACGAACTTTACCAATATAACAGCATTGATACCACTAACTATCCACCAAGATCCAAAAGAAGTAGTGAACAACTTTCTGATGTCAGTAAACTTGAATATAAAGACGGCGCCAATGATATCGATCAACTTTATGATCAAAACGTACAGACTACAACTGATAACGtaaacaaatttcaaaataaggGACTCGATATTGACGAACTTTACCAATCTAACAGCATTGATACCACTAATTACCCACCAAGATCCAAAAGAAGTAATGAACAACTTTCTGATGTCAGTAAACTTGGAAGTAAAAGCGGCAGCAAAGATATTGGTCAACTTTATGATCAAAACTCGCCAATTACAATTGATGACATAAATGAAGTTCAAGATAATGGGCACAGTATTGACGAGCTTTATCAATTTAACAGTATTGACACCACAAATTACCCACCAAGATCCAAAAGAAGTAATGAACAACTTTCTGATGCCAGTGGACTTGAAATAAACAATAGTGGGATTAATCATAATGACGCTGCAGCTTTCAATATCCGACCCTTAAATGAGAATGATATACCAGTTATCGACATTGGAAGTCTTTATGATCATGAAAGAAAAATCCCACGCAATGAACTGCCTGGCTCACCAAATAATCCAGGGCCTTTAGACTTAGAAGATCTTTATCAATACAATGGAAACTATCCAGTTTATCCAAAACACTAG
- the LOC103580641 gene encoding pre-mRNA splicing regulator USH1G, whose translation MSSERFHKAARDGALEILKEATRKDCNTRDDGGMTPTLWSAFEGHVDALRLLVARGGDPDKTDHFGNTALHLAAARGHEFCVKFLVKFGCNIWSLDIDRHSARELAAINGRENILQFLDLAQAEQEAINRKKSKLLREKAEKDAEKRLKEYVKRQKIADIKAEKEQKKLLKDRAKMDIIDTINHESVLPHRPSILTFKGRMKPSQTFSDIVGTLSTASNTTRRRGNSAVCRKALAKKAVTDDFKVVEIEGDGKRSVRSLTGLRRDSEVMYVGTYETQAQQQIGKRGKISDVWGTLSKAQSTPDLLGDRDYDDDDIHDVNGFGKNNLVEEAVLFQEPASIFNRPGFGSVAFRRSITATLENLPVRQIDDEHKYNTDSLENAMINRKNNNNNNNNNNNNNNNNNSNNNINGRNNEEISIGSAGSLARRQNMWDDDRLSGEDDTDETDEEWSPLQRFLVANNLTSIQPTLEAEQIDLEALMLLTDNDIAALKLPLGPRRKLTNAIATRKAAFVTSQRIIKDSKL comes from the exons ATGTCCTCTGAAAGATTTCATaa agcAGCTCGTGATGGAGCACTTGAGATCCTTAAAGAAGCAACACGAAAGGATTGCAATACGCGAGATGACGGAGGAATGACCCCAACGCTGTGGTCAGCTTTTGAAGGTCACGTGGATGCATTGAGACTGCTTGTCGCCAGGGG AGGCGATCCAGATAAAACAGATCATTTTGGTAACACAGCGCTTCATTTGGCAGCGGCCCGTGGTCACGAATTCTGTGTGAAATTTCTCGTTAAATTCGGTTGTAACATTTGGTCTCTGGACATTGATCGACATTCAGCACGTGAATTGGCAGCTATAAATGGCCGTGAAAATATTCTACAATTTCTCGACCTCGCTCAAGCGGAACAAGAAGCTATTAAtcgtaaaaaaagtaaactgtTACGAGAAAAAGCGGAAAAGGATGCGGAAAAAAG GCTTAAAGAATACGTGAAGCGCCAAAAAATAGCAGATATAAAAGCggaaaaagaacaaaaaaaattgttaaaagatCGCGCTAAAATGGATATTATTGATACAATTAATCACGAAAGTGTATTACCTCATAGGCCTAGTATATTAACGTTTAAAGGACGTATGAAACCTTCGCAAACGTTTAGTGACATTGTTGGTACATTGTCAACAGCATCTAACACGACTCGTAGACGTGGTAACAGTGCCGTTTGTCGTAAAGCTTTGGCAAAAAAAGCTGTCACTGATGACTTTAAAGTAGTTGag ATTGAAGGTGATGGTAAAAGATCTGTAAGAAGCCTGACAGGACTAAGAAGGGATTCAGAAGTGATGTATGTGGGTACTTATGAGACTCAAGCACAACAGCAGATAGGCAAGAGAGGAAAAATTTCTGATGTTTGGGGTACTCTTAGTAAAGCTCAGAGTACGCCAGATTTATTAGGAGATCGTGACTATGATGACGATGATATCCACGATGTCAATggatttggaaaaaataatcttgTTGAAGAAGCTGTACTTTTTCAAGAACCTGCTAGTATTTTCAATAGACCAGGATTTGGTTCTGTTGCTTTTAGACGATCg atAACGGCAACACTAGAGAATTTACCAGTAAGACAAATTGATGATGAACATAAGTATAATACTGATTCATTGGAGAATGCGATGATTAaccgtaaaaataataataacaataacaataataataataataacaataataataataatagcaataataatattaatggacgcaataatgaagaaataagCATTGGTAGTGCTGGAAGTCTCGCTAGACGGCAAAACATGTGGGatgatgatcgattatctg GTGAAGATGATACAGATGAAACAGACGAAGAATGGAGTCCGCTTCAACGATTTTTAGTAGCCAATAATCTAACATCGATACAGCCAACACTCGAAGCTGAACAGATAGATCTAGAGGCATTAATGCTATTAACCGATAATGATATTGCTGCGTTAAAACTTCCTCTTGGTCCACGAAGAAAGCTCACAAATGCAATCGCCACCAGAAAAGCGGCTTTCGTAACATCTCAACGTATTATTAAAgacagtaaattataa
- the LOC103580645 gene encoding uncharacterized protein LOC103580645, whose protein sequence is MNVYNGRPFYYLEETLRSRLESLTLSLRRIDNLHSFLVPYQHLAEDISTVCVTEFLNAKPITKLGMLILMDKIVREKYDTTPNLAAGIKEHLLVIFYDLKNYRQHADFRKFVNNILWAWEESKTCQNQIQDLKFVFNKL, encoded by the exons atgaatgtttACAATGGAAGACCATTTTATTACTTAGAAGAAACGTTGAGATCAAGACTAGAATCTTTAACTCTGTCATTGAGACGGATTGATAACTTACATTCATTTTTGGTACCCTACCAACATTTGGCTGAAGATATAAGCACTGTTTGTGtaacagaatttttaaatg CAAAACCCATCACTAAATTGGGtatgttaatattaatggATAAAATTGTACGAGAAAAATATGACACTACACCAAATTTAGCTGCTGGCATAAAAGAACATCTTctagttatattttatgatttaaaaaattatagacaGCATGCAGACTTTCGAAAGTTTgttaataacattttatgggCTTGGGAAGAAAGCAAAACTTGCCAAAATCAAattcaagatttaaaatttgtttttaataaactgtaa
- the LOC103580643 gene encoding HUWE1-associated protein modifying stress responses: MSDDRSDEDPIMDLWYSNWEQQCIEAIESEPDYESQLHNEKEIYSQQIWTGFQTTASAIAQLYKDRTQGASLWLPFQTAAGTVTSLYKNSLDGMRRCSELGVEIGRQKRSKEIMNWARKKRRTIRREDLLAYLAGKPPPPRPHTHRSSPKPRMMVCGSPPSQSPTASMVVTPTPEPVDQDSDLHAFREAIALSGSPISRRAGRQSELSAFISSEFARHHKRPASHDVDMGSPTHKRSRFM; the protein is encoded by the exons atgagtgATGATCGCAGTGATGAAGATCCAATAATGGATCTTTGGTACAGCAATTGGGAACAACAGTGCATTGAAGCTATTGAATCAGAACCAGATTATGAGAGTCAATTACACAACGAAAAGGAAATTTATTCTCAGCAAATATGGACGGGTTTTCAGACAACAGCATCGGCCATTGCTCAACTTTAtaaag ATCGTACACAAGGTGCATCTCTTTGGCTGCCATTTCAAACGGCCGCTGGAACGGTAACATCTCTTTACAAAa attcTCTAGATGGTATGAGAAGATGCAGCGAACTGGGTGTTGAGATTGGAAGGCAGAAAAGAAGTaaagaaataatgaattgGGCGAGAAAGAAAAGACGGACTATTAGACGGGAAGATTTATTGGCGTATTTAGCTGGTAAACCACCACCACCTAGACCCCATACTCACAG aaGTTCTCCTAAACCGCGTATGATGGTATGCGGTTCACCACCGTCGCAGAGTCCTACAGCTAGTATGGTTGTTACACCAACACCAGAACCAGTTGACCAAGATTCTGATCTTCATGCCTTTAGAGAAGCTATTGCCTTATCCG GATCACCGATTTCACGGCGTGCTGGCCGACAATCAGAATTGTCAGCATTCATAAGCAGTGAATTTGCTCGACATCACAAACGACCGGCATCACATGACGTGGACATGGGCTCACCCACGCACAAACGTTCACGCTTCATGTAA